DNA from Eubalaena glacialis isolate mEubGla1 chromosome 2, mEubGla1.1.hap2.+ XY, whole genome shotgun sequence:
GTGTCCACATTCTTGTTTAGTTCAGTACATTTTGGCCTCTCTTGCCCAGCCCGTGTCTCACCAACCACTGTTGTCTACCCGGTTTCTCACTCCCACAGAACCCTGCTAGATGCCAGCTCTTCACAAatctaaaatacaaatgaatgggAAATGCTAATGGCTAAGTGCAAAATGTGTAACCCTTTCTCCCAGGGGAGTAtgtaaaaaatttacatttgtaaCCGGAGACCCCCACTTTCACATGTACCCCCAAACGTAACTAAAGATAGAATATGGAGATGATGTAGACTAGTAAGGAAGATATTTGGGGGTAGAGGCTTTTCTGAGTGAGACCCTCCAATCATGGAAATAGCTGCTGCTTGTTATACCCCTAGCTCATCTCTCTCTCCTCAGTCCCTACAGGGTATGGGGCCTGTGACCCATGGTGGCACCTGTGGAAGGTGATATCACTTCCTGGGAACCTAGACTGAAGGCCAAAaccataagaaaaataagtaaaccaGTGCCAAAAATATGCTAAGCATGTCCATCTGTATGGTAATGGCTGTGCCATTAACCCTATCTAACACATGGGGGTCCTACAGAGAGAAAGCTGGAATTCAAAGCCCAGGCAATCTGATTCAGGAGCCCACGCTCTCACCCTCTTTTCCTGTACCAACTTAAAAGTCCTTATCTCTCTCTGCCCACAGGATCGGTTTCGCCATCGCCCGGCGCCTGGCCCAGGATGGGGCCCACGTGGTGGTCAGCAGCCGGAAGCAGCAGAACGTGGACCGGGCGGTGGCAACGCTGCACGGGGAGGGGCTGAGTGTGACGGGCACCGTGTGCCATGTGGGGAAGGGCGAGGACCGAGAGCGGCTGGTAGCCACGGTGAGCAGCAAGGATATGGGCGCAGAGCCAGGAGGTAGCAGAAGGGAGCCAGCCTGAGCTGGCTTTCCTGGACAACACGGGTGTAATCCAAGCCAGCACTGTTAACTAAAACACAACAGTGCGATCTGCATACCCACTCCAGTACACCAGCACATTTTTATTGTGTGCCTTTCTGTTCTGTCTCCGAGAATCATCCCATCTCAGTGAGAGAATCAAAACACCACTCTACTGTTTCAACCCTGCATTGTGCCTTGgggcacccccccccaaaaaaaaaaacagctggtCCTGGCTTTCCAATCTAATTGGGCAGATAAAAAGGGTAAATACAATTGCAAAATAGGTTTTCCCACTATGAGCTAATAAACAATCAGTCCCTGTTTTTCAACTTATAAAGTCGAGTCTCTGGGAACCTACAGGAGGCAGCCCATCAGGTTTCaaccacctactgtgtgccatgcaCTTTGTTTCGAGCCTTTTGCAGGTTCTCTCCAAACAACAACCCAAGCAAGGCCAGGATTAGTCTCCCTGTTTAAAGACTGGTTCAGAAAGCTGGATCAACATCCCAAGGTCCCACAGTTAGTAAGAGAAGAGCTGTGAGCCAACCCAGACTTGCCAAGCTACCTACAGACTACCAGGCATTTCCCCATCAGGTCAGGCCTTAGGTGCCCACTTGGACTTTAGCCTCAAAGACAGTGTCTAAGCCGGTGTCAGAGTTGGTGCTTGGCACCAGTCTTCCAGCTGCAccagaaaatatgaacattttgCAAAGGAGGCTGCTCTTCCCTAGGCTCAGGGCACACCCTTTACTTCTTGGAGTAAAAGGGAGAATCTGCCCAAGAATGGAAAGCAAAGGATATTGTGCTAACAGAATGAAAGATGGTGAAATAATTTGGGTAATCTTAGACAAGGAGGACATGAAATGATGGTAGGTGGTGGTATAGTAGACAGCATAAGGTTATTCCATTTGTCAGGAGTCATTTGGCAAATGCTCAGATGTGCACTGGAGAGAGCCAAATGGGGGTCCAAGAAAGCCACCTTGCCTGGCATAGGCAGCTGGACAGAGCCTGAGATTGAGATCTTGATCCTCAGGATGAGGGAGCCACCTGGGATCCTGGGCCAACTAGTGACTAGCCGTATGAAATGTATGTGGCCACTTAATGTCAAAATCCTGCTGGGAAAATGACCTCTGGACCCTCACCAGGTCCACTTTACCCATCCTGCAGCTCTGGCCCAGAAGTGGGGTTTGAACTAGACCTTGAAGAGTGCGTGGGGCTGGGCAGATGGCATAGGGCCGGGATTCCAGATGACGCTGCAAAATGAGCAGACTGCCAAGGAGGGacggaaggggagaggggagcatTGTGAACCCACAGCAGAGAGAAAGCACAGGCTTGAGAGGGCTGGTAGGAAATGGGCCGGGTGGGAAGGATGGGGGAAAGGGCCCTCCGTGGCCTCCCAAAGGAGTTTAGACATTCTTGGAGGAAATACGAAGCCATGTGAGGTTTTGAGCAAGGTGAAAATGGTTATTAAAGGACAATAATCTGGCACTGGGAGGAAGGATATATTGGAGAAAAGGAGACTCTGAGCCAAGGACATCAGGGAGGAAGCTGATGCTGTCACTTAGGTAAGAGCAGTGGCAGTAGGACCAGAACAGATGTGCCCAAGAGACATTTAGTGGGAACCAaccaagattttctttttcctggccAGTGTCAAGAAATGGGAAATAGGAGGGATGAATCAAAATTGACTCTCAAGTAGTTTGAATGGTTAGTGTCGAGTGGAGAATGATAGGATACTTGTTAGCAGTTTGAGATGCGTCCTGCCTATTGCCAGCCACTACCTGTGATGAGGGAAGCTGCTGCCCTGAGGATGATTACTCCCCAGTGGCCTCCTAATCTGCACCTCAAAGCTTCTCAAAGGTGTCGTGAGCCGAAACCAGATTAGCTGCTTTTCCACttgattctactttttaaaagaaaaatagaactgggcttccctggtggagcagtggttgggaattcgcctgccaatgcaggggacacgggttcaagcactggtccgggaagatcccacatgccgcagagcaactaagccggtgctccacaactactgagcctgcgctctagagcccgggtgccacaattactgagcccgcacgcccagaggctgtgctctgcaacaagagaagccaccacaatgagacacccgtgcaccacaaggaagacgcaacaaagccaaaaataaataaataaaagaaataaatttattaaaaaaataaaaaatagacctGTCAGAACACAGAGTAGCAATCACACAATTTAGAGCAAGCCTTAGAAGACACCTGGGTGGTCAGAGTAGCTTTGCCATTAATTTTCCAGGGTTCTCTGTCTGTTCAGTCAAAAGCCAGCCTTCTCTCCTCTCTATGCTGATAGGCCTAGAAAGAGAAGGGGACAGGATACACAGCAGAAGTGGAAAAGCGCTCCAGGCGATTCTGCTGCAATCCActatctccccacccccaaacacacccgCACACGGCCCAGCATACATCACTTTCTAACGCATACCGTGTTTTCCTCATCATGAAACTTAGAGCCAAGGCAGGTGACTGGGACTTTGTGCCGGGACACCAAAATTTAGAGAGTGCACGAGACTATTGATACAGGTTTGCAAAgattatgtgattttaaaatttgttaaatttacATGTTGACAGCCCAGGCATCCCCTCAGCAGTGTGGAAGCAACTGAGCTTAGCACCTAGTTAGCAAGAATAATTAGTTAAAACAGGAGCTAGCAGATTGTTAATAACACACCTCTGTGTGCCAAATCCGGAAGCACAAAGTTGGTTGAGGGCCCATTTAGTGCCGCTTGCCCAAGGCATCAAAATTGCCAGTTCTGGGCCAATGCGAAGTCTGGTTGCAGCACGGCATAATGTTGGCAGATTCTGTTTGGCTACTCGTTACTGCAGCACGTGCCTTCACCACCTACTTACAATTTATTAAGGAGGTGAGATGTTGCCTCTCTTGGTTTTCCCAGTTTAAATCTCAGTTTCTGCCTTGAATCTTCCATGCctccagccaaaaaaataaaagcagggggtggggggaagggagaaatggcATCATAACCGAGTGTGGAACTGCTTTAAGCGCAGGCCGACATCCTCTCCATCATGGCTCTCCTGGGTAGCCAGTTTCATAGTGACTCCGACTCACTTTTGAAGGACTCTTATGAATTAGCTCTGGGTTAGAGTGTAAGTTCTGCCACCACTAACTAGCCTTGTGCCCTGAGCAAATCACTTCACCTTTCCCAGAGACCGAAAGAGCAGGCCTCCTCTTCTTAGCTGGCCCTGATATGTCATTACTGAGCTATATGACCTTGAGAAATTAActtccctggacctcagtttcatcACCTTCACCATGAGGACATTGGGCTAGGTGATCTCAAAGGCCCGAGTGGCAACTTTCTAtaggtctaattttttttttggctgcgttcgttCTTCGTgactgtgcgggctttctctagttgcggcgagcgggggctactcttcgttgtggtgcgtgggcttctcattgcggtggcttctcctgttgcagagcacgggctctaggcgcgtgggcttcagtagttgtgacacacgggctcagtagttgtggcgcacgggcttagttgctccgcggcatgtgggatcttcccagaccagggctcgaacccatgttccctgcattggcaggcggattcttaactactgcgccaccagggaagtccctataggtCTATTTAAACTTGTTTCTCCGTTCAGGTACGTGTGGACAGGCTGAGTTTGAGATAATGGTAACTCATTCAAGGAGAACTGGACAGTAAGCCCTGGGAGAAATGGGGCtgggaaaaaagaggaagggtCTAGAAGTGGACTTTGAGGTGAGAGCTGAGGCCATGAGAATAAAGGAGCTCCCAGAGGGAAAGTCTAAAGAACAAAGGGTCAGTGACAGCCTCAGAAGTGGGGGCAGGAAGAAAAGACTGCCAAAGAAATGAGACGACCTTAAATGTTTTAGCAGCAGAGCTTGGGGTGTTTTGGAGAGaaaatgttttaaggaaaagaggTCATTTTGACAACTGTTCCTAAGAAGGAATTCTTTATCAACACTGATAAATGCACTTCCCTTACTGTCCTGCAGCCCTAACTCAGACCTTACTCCTCTCTAGGCTGTGAACCTTCACGGGGGCGTGGACATCCTGGTCTCCAATGCTGCCGTCATCCCTTTCTTTGGAAACTTAATGGATGTCACCGAGGAGGTATGGGACAAGGTGAGAGGGGATGAGAGCAGCAGGGGGTGGGCCTCGGAAGACAGCACACACTCAGTCTGCTTTTAGAATGTATTTGTCAAGTGCAGTGTAAATGTGAGGAATCCTTGCAATTTGCCACACGCCTGCAGTGCACCTGGTAAAGGGCgaatggcggggtggggggcttcctctgtccctgcccttctctttcatttctgcttctcCCCAGTTTTGTCTTCATTTGCTCCTTGCTAACCgtcttctgcctccctcccccatctcccccacccccgaccccgtGGGCTTATCCAGGCTCTTCTTCCTGGTTTATTTCCAGCAGACAGGGCAGCTAATATGCCAATGACTAGTACGCTCAGACTTACACGCCACCCCTCCCCTTTTCAGCTGccaaaaaagaatgatttttcatTAGTTGGAAAACTTGAATAGCTGCTAGTTAAGTGAAATATCAATTCTGGTGAAATTAACTAAGTTGCCACTTTATAACATACAGCCTTTTAAAAAGACCTGcgctttttcctttttaactccAATGTCTAGAACACCTGAGATCCAGATGTCTAAATTCAAGAACCAGAATATTAGTTTTCATGTGAATGTGTAcaattacattatatttataatatatttcacACACCTACATTCTTTAATTATAAAGCCttaattaaattatttgtctttctttactGAGGTTAATATTCCCACCTGATTTGAAAATGCTAAATTTTTCATGATCTCCCATGGTTTTGCTTTTTACCCTGACGTCATCCATAATTTCTCAACACTGAAGTTTAAGGATACTAAAATATTCTAGTTTATCAGTgtttcacagacatagagaccaAAGTGCCAAAATGCTCTTCAGTGAATCAGTTCCTGATTGATATTCTTCAAAGTAGAGAAACATCTTTCATGAGCAGTCTGAACAGAGACCACATGAAAATCAGTTATAAAccaagtaatttttctttttagttggctttgttttttgaatttttgaattttattttatttatttttttatacagcaggttcttattagtcatcaattttatacacatcagtgtatacatgtcaatcccaatctcccaattcatcacaccaccaccgccacccccctgccactttccccccttgttgttcatacgtttgttctctacatctgtgtctctatttctgccctgcaaaccggtttagttggcttttttttaatatcacagTATATCAAATCTAAATGCAATGGTTGATCCTTGATTGAAccctggactttaaaaaaaataaggacatttGGGGGACAATTGGGGAAGTTTTATTATATACAGTATATTAGGTAAAATCATGATTATCAATGTtaaatgttgggcttccctggtggcgtagtggttaagaatccgcctgccaatgcaggggacacgggttcgagccctggtccgggaagatcccacaggctgcagagcaactaagcccatgtgccacaactactgagcccgcataccacaactactgaagcccgcgcacctagagtctgtgctctgcaacaagagaagccatgacaatgagaagtccgcgcactgcaacaaagagtagcccccgctcgccacaactagagaaagcccgcgcacagcaacgaagacccaacgcagccaaaagttaaaaaaaattttttttttaattaattaaaaaaaaaatgttaaacgtCTAGGGTGTGATAATGGATGGTGGTGTGGAAGAACATCCTTATTCTTTGGAAATAATGCTAAAGTCTTTAGGGCTAGAGCACTAGAATGTCTGCAACTTACCTTCCAAGGGTAAGGAAAAAACTGCATAGGTACAGAGATAGGGCAAATGGTACAAAATGTGAACAGTTGGTGAATGTAGGTAAAGGATATCTGGATATTCATTGTCCTTctatttcaacttttctgtaagagTGAAAAATTTCTAAATAAGAAGTTGCATGGGGGTTATGGGAGGGGACTATCCCAGCAGTGCCTGGGACAATGTAAACAAGGGTCAtgcatttgttttaaattacagatgtGGGGTTTTGATTGTAGACTGTGTTCCAGCTCCCCCCAAGTGCCTTCTCATGATCCCACTTGCCAATACATGTCCAGCCAGACAATCCATCCTGGAGGGCCAAGAGCATCTCACTCCCTAAGCTCAGAAGCCAGAAAAGTGCTGGAACAACCCCAGGTGCCTGAGGTCAGGCCACATTTCCCCTGAGAAACACGGCGCACTCTGGGGCAGGTCCAGGAAGCCATCCAATTCCAGGCTCTCCCTAGTTGGAAGACACACAGAAAATCCAGCTCAAGTCCAAGGCAGCCCTGAGAGTTCAGGCCCATTCTGGGTCAAATCATACTTAGGAAACAAGCTGAACCAGGCTCCATTCTTTCTCACCCGAACCTAATGTGTCATTCTCTAACTGAATAAACCGGGGAAAGCCACCTCTCCCTGGGTCTTGATTTCTTCACTTGTAAGGCCAAGTAAATCATCCCTAGGATCTCTGCCAGCCCTAAAAACAGATCCTGGGAACCACACTCTAACTCCCCATTGCCCTGCCTTCTGCAGCCCTCTTCCCTCATGCTGTTCCCCCTCTTCTCTCTATTGCAGATTCTGGACATTAATGTGAAGGCCACAGCCCTGATGACAAAGGCAGTGGTGCCAGAGATGGAGAAACGAgggtacagagagcaagagggagCCTGCGTTCGATGGGCCCCATGAATGCTGAGGGGAGGGTGTCCATGGGAAGAGGGTCATTCTGTTCTTTTTCCAGAGGCGGCTCAGTGGTGATTGTGGCCTCCGTAGGAGCCTACAGACCATTTCCTGTAAGAACCTCCTTTTCTGCTACTTTTatcccttcctccatcctgtACCTTCTACCCTTCCAGTCACCCTAAGAAGTTTGTGTCCCATTTTGGAATCACATCACCGAGTACCTTCCAACAAAATAGAGGCCTTGCCTCCACAAACGCTAACCTAGGGGAGGTTTAACAAGACAGTTTTCTAACTGGGACCCTCCGTTACAAGAGACACCCTATTATCTGTTTATAACCCTTTATATCTTATGTTAAGAACCaagaatgagggcttccctggtggtgcagtggttgagagtctgcctgccaatgcaggggacacgggttcgagccctggtctgggaagatcccacatgcctcggagcgactaggcccgtgagccacaattactgagcctgcgcgtctggagcctgtgctccgcaacaagagaggccgcgatagtgagaggcccgcgcaccgcgatgaagagtggcccccacttgccacaactagagaaagccctcgcacagaaacgaagacccaacacagccataaataaaaataaataaataattaattaattaaaaaaaaaaaaaaaaaaaagaaccaagaatGAACTGGAATTGAAGAGACTAACCcattctctcctttccccagggCCTGGGTCCTTACAATGTTTGTAAAACAGCCTTGCTGGGCCTCACCAAGAACCTGGCCTTAGAGCTGGCCCAAAGGAACATTAGGGTGAACTGCCTGGCACCTGGACTCATCAAGACTAACTTCAGCCGTATGGTGAGGAAGGGGAGTCCTGCATCCCACTGGGACCCTAAAAGGCATCTTCTCAGGTAGAAAAGCCCAGCTCCTGGGTCCTGAGCTCCCAACCACTTCTACCCCCCATCTCTGCACTTTTCCATATCCCCCCTCCATACCAGCCACGTGTCCAGACCAGACCCCCACATGATCCTTTCCTGAGGTGCACAGTGAGACTGAGGAATTCAGATACCACTCAGGCCATTTCATATCTCCTTAAGTGGGTGAGACCTGGGGCGACCCAGGAAAATGCCTCACTAGAACTTGAAGAGAATGGAGCAGAAGAGGGAAGTGGGTAGAGACTGGGAGCTGGGAAGGACTAGGAAGTGAAGGGGGTGCCTCTCCATCGTCCTTTCAATTGATGTGAGGGCAGGCAGTTTCTCCCCTCGCTGTCCCTCACAggaagagatttccctttttcctgcagTTGTGGGATGACCAAGCAAGACTGGAGAGCCTAAAAGCAACCATGCAGATCAAAAGGTAAGGCTGGGGGCTtctttggtggcacagtggttgagaatccgcctgccaatgcaggggacatgagttcgagccctggtccgggaagatcccacatgccgtggagcaactaagccagtgcatcacgactactgagcctgcactctagagcccgcaagccacaactactgagcctgtgtgccacaactactgaagcccgcgcgcctagagcccatgctccacaacaagagaagccactgcaatgagaagcccgcgcactgcaacgaagtgtagcccccactcgccgcaactagagaaagcccgtgcacagcaatgaagacccaacgcagccaaaaataaattaattaaataaataaattaaaaaaaaaaaaaaggtaaggctGTCACAGGGGAGGGCGAGGAGGGATAAAGGTGGTCCCTCACAGCCCACAG
Protein-coding regions in this window:
- the LOC133084297 gene encoding dehydrogenase/reductase SDR family member 4 isoform X2, with product MQKAGLLLGLCARTWKSVRMASSAVARRNPLENKVALVTASTDGIGFAIARRLAQDGAHVVVSSRKQQNVDRAVATLHGEGLSVTGTVCHVGKGEDRERLVATAVNLHGGVDILVSNAAVIPFFGNLMDVTEEILDINVKATALMTKAVVPEMEKRGGGSVVIVASVGAYRPFPGLGPYNVCKTALLGLTKNLALELAQRNIRVNCLAPGLIKTNFSRMLWDDQARLESLKATMQIKRIGKPEDCAGIVSFLCSEDASYITGETVVVAGGMPSRL
- the LOC133084297 gene encoding dehydrogenase/reductase SDR family member 4 isoform X3, whose protein sequence is MQKAGLLLGLCARTWKSVRMASSAVARRNPLENKVALVTASTDGIGFAIARRLAQDGAHVVVSSRKQQNVDRAVATLHGEGLSVTGTVCHVGKGEDRERLVATAVNLHGGVDILVSNAAVIPFFGNLMDVTEEVWDKILDINVKATALMTKAVVPEMEKRGGGSVVIVASVGAYRPFPGLGPYNVCKTALLGLTKNLALELAQRNIRVNCLAPGLIKTNFSRMVRKGSPASHWDPKRHLLSCGMTKQDWRA
- the LOC133084297 gene encoding dehydrogenase/reductase SDR family member 4 isoform X1, with protein sequence MQKAGLLLGLCARTWKSVRMASSAVARRNPLENKVALVTASTDGIGFAIARRLAQDGAHVVVSSRKQQNVDRAVATLHGEGLSVTGTVCHVGKGEDRERLVATAVNLHGGVDILVSNAAVIPFFGNLMDVTEEVWDKILDINVKATALMTKAVVPEMEKRGGGSVVIVASVGAYRPFPGLGPYNVCKTALLGLTKNLALELAQRNIRVNCLAPGLIKTNFSRMLWDDQARLESLKATMQIKRIGKPEDCAGIVSFLCSEDASYITGETVVVAGGMPSRL